From one Melospiza melodia melodia isolate bMelMel2 chromosome 4, bMelMel2.pri, whole genome shotgun sequence genomic stretch:
- the SUV39H2 gene encoding histone-lysine N-methyltransferase SUV39H2 isoform X3 yields the protein MVASQVLSCAWLQKFGGLVKEWRFPACRNSVVPCAWYVPCLASHETLQELCRKENLTCKSIGITNRSLKSYEVEYLCDYKVEEGKAYYLVKWKGWPESSNTWEPRKHLNCPLLIQNFLRDKNEYLSRGRGGKAMKLRNHVKTLKPAIADYVVKKAKQRIALQRWTEELNRKKNHKAMILVENTVDLEGPPLDFYYINEYKPAPGINVLNGITTGCECADCPAEKCCPKEAGFILAYNKRKKLKIQPGLPIYECNSYCRCGPDCPNRIVQKGTPYSLCIFRTNNGRGWGVKTLQKIKTNSFVMEYVGEVITSEEAERRGQFYDNQGNTYLFDLDYDSDEFTVDAARYGNVSHFVNHSCDPNLQVFNVFIDNLDLRLPRIALFSTRTIKAGEELTFDYQMKGSIDLTSDSAEDLSPSKKSIRTVCKCGAMCCRGYLN from the exons ATGGTTGCATCGCAAGTACTCAGCTGCGCCTGGCTACAGAAATTTGGCGGTCTTGTTAAAGAATGGAGGTTTCCTGCTTGCCGGAACTCAGTTGTGCCATGCG CCTGGTATGTGCCATGTCTAGCTTCACATGAGACCCTCCAAGAATTATGTAGGAAGGAAAATCTCACATGTAAATCCATTGGAATCACCAACAGGAGTCTAAAGAGTTATGAGGTGGAATATTTGTGTGACTACAAGGTAGAAGAG GGCAAAGCATACTATCTTGTGAAATGGAAAGGATGGCCAGAATCTTCAAATACTTGGGAACCTCGGAAGCATCTGAACTGCCCTCTGCTTATTCAGAACTTTCTTAGAGACAAGAATGAATACTTGTCTCGGGGGAGAGGAGGCAAAGCAATGAAACTGAGAAACCATGTTAAAACTCTGAAACCTGCAATTGCAGATTATGTTGTAAAGAAGGCTAAACAAAGAATAGCTCTGCAGAGGTGGACAGAAGAACTCAACAGGAAAAAGAATCACAAAGCAATGATTCTGGTAGAAAACACTGTGGATCTTGAAGGCCCTCCTTTAGACTTCTACTACATCAATGAGTATAAACCTGCTCCAGGAATAAATGTGCTCAATGGAATAACAACTGGCTGTGAATGTGCTGACTGCCCTGCTGAGAAGTGCTGTCCAAAGGAGGCTGGCTTTATTTTGGCTTACAATAAACGTAAGAAATTGAAAATCCAGCCTGGCTTGCCCATCTATGAGTGCAATTCATATTGTAGGTGTGGGCCTGACTGCCCCAATAGGATTGTGCAGAAAGGGACCCCATATTCCCTCTGCATCTTCAGAACCAACAATGGCCGTGGCTGGGGAGTAAAAACCCTCCAGAAAATTAAAACCAACAGTTTTGTGATGGAGTATGTTGGAGAG gtgatTACAAGTGAGGAAGCAGAGAGGCGAGGCCAGTTCTATGACAACCAGGGAAATACATACTTGTTTGATTTGGACTATGACTCAGATGAATTTACAGTAGATGCAGCTCGATATGGAAATGTGTCCCACTTTGTCAACCACAGT TGTGATCCAAATCTTCAAGTCTTCAATGTATTCATTGATAACCTTGACTTGCGTCTTCCCCGAATAGCGCTGTTCTCTACCCGGACCATCAAGGCTGGAGAAGAGCTGACCTTTGACTATCAGATGAAAG GTTCAATAGATCTGACTTCAGACTCTGCTGAAGATCTTAGCCCATCCAAAAAGAGCATCAGAACTGTCTGTAAATGTGGAGCCATGTGTTGCAG
- the SUV39H2 gene encoding histone-lysine N-methyltransferase SUV39H2 isoform X2 — MEGWRGAWYVPCLASHETLQELCRKENLTCKSIGITNRSLKSYEVEYLCDYKVEEGKAYYLVKWKGWPESSNTWEPRKHLNCPLLIQNFLRDKNEYLSRGRGGKAMKLRNHVKTLKPAIADYVVKKAKQRIALQRWTEELNRKKNHKAMILVENTVDLEGPPLDFYYINEYKPAPGINVLNGITTGCECADCPAEKCCPKEAGFILAYNKRKKLKIQPGLPIYECNSYCRCGPDCPNRIVQKGTPYSLCIFRTNNGRGWGVKTLQKIKTNSFVMEYVGEVITSEEAERRGQFYDNQGNTYLFDLDYDSDEFTVDAARYGNVSHFVNHSRCSLPGPSRLEKS; from the exons ATGGAGGGCTGGCGAGGAG CCTGGTATGTGCCATGTCTAGCTTCACATGAGACCCTCCAAGAATTATGTAGGAAGGAAAATCTCACATGTAAATCCATTGGAATCACCAACAGGAGTCTAAAGAGTTATGAGGTGGAATATTTGTGTGACTACAAGGTAGAAGAG GGCAAAGCATACTATCTTGTGAAATGGAAAGGATGGCCAGAATCTTCAAATACTTGGGAACCTCGGAAGCATCTGAACTGCCCTCTGCTTATTCAGAACTTTCTTAGAGACAAGAATGAATACTTGTCTCGGGGGAGAGGAGGCAAAGCAATGAAACTGAGAAACCATGTTAAAACTCTGAAACCTGCAATTGCAGATTATGTTGTAAAGAAGGCTAAACAAAGAATAGCTCTGCAGAGGTGGACAGAAGAACTCAACAGGAAAAAGAATCACAAAGCAATGATTCTGGTAGAAAACACTGTGGATCTTGAAGGCCCTCCTTTAGACTTCTACTACATCAATGAGTATAAACCTGCTCCAGGAATAAATGTGCTCAATGGAATAACAACTGGCTGTGAATGTGCTGACTGCCCTGCTGAGAAGTGCTGTCCAAAGGAGGCTGGCTTTATTTTGGCTTACAATAAACGTAAGAAATTGAAAATCCAGCCTGGCTTGCCCATCTATGAGTGCAATTCATATTGTAGGTGTGGGCCTGACTGCCCCAATAGGATTGTGCAGAAAGGGACCCCATATTCCCTCTGCATCTTCAGAACCAACAATGGCCGTGGCTGGGGAGTAAAAACCCTCCAGAAAATTAAAACCAACAGTTTTGTGATGGAGTATGTTGGAGAG gtgatTACAAGTGAGGAAGCAGAGAGGCGAGGCCAGTTCTATGACAACCAGGGAAATACATACTTGTTTGATTTGGACTATGACTCAGATGAATTTACAGTAGATGCAGCTCGATATGGAAATGTGTCCCACTTTGTCAACCACAGT CGCTGTTCTCTACCCGGACCATCAAGGCTGGAGAAGAGCTGA
- the SUV39H2 gene encoding histone-lysine N-methyltransferase SUV39H2 isoform X1: MEGWRGAWYVPCLASHETLQELCRKENLTCKSIGITNRSLKSYEVEYLCDYKVEEGKAYYLVKWKGWPESSNTWEPRKHLNCPLLIQNFLRDKNEYLSRGRGGKAMKLRNHVKTLKPAIADYVVKKAKQRIALQRWTEELNRKKNHKAMILVENTVDLEGPPLDFYYINEYKPAPGINVLNGITTGCECADCPAEKCCPKEAGFILAYNKRKKLKIQPGLPIYECNSYCRCGPDCPNRIVQKGTPYSLCIFRTNNGRGWGVKTLQKIKTNSFVMEYVGEVITSEEAERRGQFYDNQGNTYLFDLDYDSDEFTVDAARYGNVSHFVNHSCDPNLQVFNVFIDNLDLRLPRIALFSTRTIKAGEELTFDYQMKGSIDLTSDSAEDLSPSKKSIRTVCKCGAMCCRGYLN, translated from the exons ATGGAGGGCTGGCGAGGAG CCTGGTATGTGCCATGTCTAGCTTCACATGAGACCCTCCAAGAATTATGTAGGAAGGAAAATCTCACATGTAAATCCATTGGAATCACCAACAGGAGTCTAAAGAGTTATGAGGTGGAATATTTGTGTGACTACAAGGTAGAAGAG GGCAAAGCATACTATCTTGTGAAATGGAAAGGATGGCCAGAATCTTCAAATACTTGGGAACCTCGGAAGCATCTGAACTGCCCTCTGCTTATTCAGAACTTTCTTAGAGACAAGAATGAATACTTGTCTCGGGGGAGAGGAGGCAAAGCAATGAAACTGAGAAACCATGTTAAAACTCTGAAACCTGCAATTGCAGATTATGTTGTAAAGAAGGCTAAACAAAGAATAGCTCTGCAGAGGTGGACAGAAGAACTCAACAGGAAAAAGAATCACAAAGCAATGATTCTGGTAGAAAACACTGTGGATCTTGAAGGCCCTCCTTTAGACTTCTACTACATCAATGAGTATAAACCTGCTCCAGGAATAAATGTGCTCAATGGAATAACAACTGGCTGTGAATGTGCTGACTGCCCTGCTGAGAAGTGCTGTCCAAAGGAGGCTGGCTTTATTTTGGCTTACAATAAACGTAAGAAATTGAAAATCCAGCCTGGCTTGCCCATCTATGAGTGCAATTCATATTGTAGGTGTGGGCCTGACTGCCCCAATAGGATTGTGCAGAAAGGGACCCCATATTCCCTCTGCATCTTCAGAACCAACAATGGCCGTGGCTGGGGAGTAAAAACCCTCCAGAAAATTAAAACCAACAGTTTTGTGATGGAGTATGTTGGAGAG gtgatTACAAGTGAGGAAGCAGAGAGGCGAGGCCAGTTCTATGACAACCAGGGAAATACATACTTGTTTGATTTGGACTATGACTCAGATGAATTTACAGTAGATGCAGCTCGATATGGAAATGTGTCCCACTTTGTCAACCACAGT TGTGATCCAAATCTTCAAGTCTTCAATGTATTCATTGATAACCTTGACTTGCGTCTTCCCCGAATAGCGCTGTTCTCTACCCGGACCATCAAGGCTGGAGAAGAGCTGACCTTTGACTATCAGATGAAAG GTTCAATAGATCTGACTTCAGACTCTGCTGAAGATCTTAGCCCATCCAAAAAGAGCATCAGAACTGTCTGTAAATGTGGAGCCATGTGTTGCAG